In the Neospora caninum Liverpool complete genome, chromosome Ia genome, one interval contains:
- a CDS encoding putative oxysterol-binding protein domain-containing protein, with translation MTYKPRSPDGLPVHDTAALQPGTDSIASGWKEDGQAESERNPDKACISQLQSFESCHLVGTDDEHTPKVVPRLEDSVRQVLPGRGNHLPKVGNPQPRVFLPWNAPDPALPVRRSVQQRGSSEELLMHPRHILEEVRRPGEEGRSDDNTGNVWDTREESTERADHQSDTTEKSFATACSNIAEDRASSGEPCCHGQRYGVTMPIAAQITGELERISDSGIPASSNEVNGNRHQAAAGTSETAAPEHARTNSKEATENVKDAFCSPLENAASAEHYLRPCTSRDVPQGTATSTERRTKLPCAKPSSCNLSILKVLKQVNSSDMRNFSLPINVNEPLSMLQRICEDFEYTNLLSIARTKTTSTERLAYVTIFALSAYAGSMDRCYKPFNPMLGETFECSHRGFNYIAEQVSHHPPVSAYHGAAHNGDFVCFGTVSPVLSIQGTHVDSCNTGTVTLRLFLPGGGVEDYTWHRPNTRVHNIVFGTMWMEWVGNMTVTNHMTGEVAHVTFLPAASSPSSKAAGGSWLPSFRWNTSSANQDLTEPASSPISQSRRRRSNSVASGEAASAPPTGGARGGGEDGQEKVVLGSGRKNSASSRSASAAPPTQAKRGRMYRRSDSWLSKECAGSNGLRGEVLDRSGCPRFFIDGCWSKRLWMTRVGNGSYQEFKQHSEQIKSSSRMNRDQTSGASPSFSRGGRHTSPSKQTRPTSRRSSRHGMSLLPLPNPGLEIDSPGESLDIPAAEASSFVPADNGLPEVCSEQSGRLDQASGRLLARGDELESMWNDDDTFFVAWEATPKPQSAKVFYNMPAFAIELNELTAGYRFNPPVMKRAGWAGTAPTDSRFRPDLRKYEEGDSAGAQEEKLRLEEKQRATARSMKGGESAWRPLWFDKGINAVTGHVDWLYNGRYWPERTRPLLTAGNAIKPTGGDCSNTDLEQSRFAMCPDIY, from the exons ATGACCTACAAACCGCGTTCCCCGGATGGTCTGCCTGTCCATGACACAGCTGCGCTGCAGCCAGGCACGGACAGTATTGCCAGTGggtggaaagaagacgggCAGGCTGAATCGGAGCGGAACCCTGACAAAGCGTGCATCTCGCAGCTTCAGTCTTTCGAATCATGTCATTTGGTGGGAACGGACGATGAGCACACTCCGAAGGTAGTGCCTCGCCTCGAGGACTCTGTTCGACAAGTGCTTCCTGGAAGAGGGAACCATCTGCCTAAAGTCGGAAACCCGCAACCGCGTGTGTTTCTGCCATGGAATGCTCCAGATCCCGCGCTGCCTGTGCGGCGGTCAGTGCAACAGAGAGGATCTTCTGAAGAGCTGTTAATGCATCCTCGTCACATTTTGGAGGAGGTACGACGACcaggagaagaggggcgTAGTGACGATAACACTGGAAACGTGTGGGATACACGTGAGGAGTCCACGGAGCGAGCGGATCATCAGAGTGACACCACCGAGAAGTCGTTTGCAACGGCGTGCTCCAATATTGCCGAAGACCGAGCCTCAAGCGGAGAACCATGTTGTCATGGGCAACGGTATGGGGTCACGATGCCAATCGCGGCTCAAATCACGGGAGAGTTGGAGAGGATTTCCGACTCGGGCATCCCCGCCAGCAGTAACGAAGTCAATGGAAACCGACACCAGGCCGCCGCAGGGACTAGCGAAACCGCGGCGCCAGAACATGCCAGGACGAATTCGAAAGAAGCCACTGAAAATGTCAAGGACGCGTTCTGCAGTCCGCTCGAAAATGCTGCGTCAGCGGAGCACTACCTTCGCCCCTGTACTTCAAGAGACGTGCCCCAAGGGACGGCGACGTCGACTGAACGGCGGACCAAACTGCCCTGTGCAAAACCAAGCAGCTGTAACTTGAGCATCCTTAAGGTTTTGAAGCAAGTAAATAGCTCTGACATGCGcaatttctctctcccgatcAACGTCAATGAGCCCCTTTCAATGCTACAG AGAATTTGCGAGGATTTCGAGTACACCAATCTTCTTTCGATCGCTCGCACGAAGACGACGTCGACGGAAAGGCTGGCGTATGTCACCATCTTCGCCCTCTCAGCATATGCAGGCAGTATGGACCGCTGTTACAAACCGTTCAACCCCATGCTGG GAGAAACGTTCGAATGCTCCCACCGAGGATTCAACTACATTGCGGAGCAAGTGTCGCACCACCCGCCCGTCTCTGCGTACCATGGGGCAGCTCACAATGGGGACTTTGTGTGCTTCGGaaccgtctctcctgttttgAGCATTCAG GGGACTCATGTCGACAGTTGCAATACGGGCACGGTAACACTAAGGCTGTTTTTACCTGGAGGCGGAGTCGAAGATTATACGTGGCACCGGCCCAACACGCGAGTTCATAATATTGTATTCG GAACCATGTGGATGGAATGGGTCGGAAACATGACCGTCACCAATCACATGACAGGTGAGGTGGCCCACGTGACGTTCCTCCctgccgcgtcctctccctcctcgaaAGCTGCCGGCGGTTCGTGGCTACCCTCGTTCCGCTGGAATACCTCGTCGGCCAACCAGGATTTGACGGAACCTGCCTCCTCCCCAATTTCCCAGTCCAGGCGCAGGCGGAGCAACAGCGTagcgagcggcgaggccgccaGCGCACCACCGACTGGGGGAGCACGGGGCGGAGGGGAGGATGGACAGGAGAAAGTCGTTCTCGGTAGTGGTCGGAAAAACAGTGCTAGTTCTCGGTCGGCTTCTGCTGCCCCGCCGACGCAAGCAAAGAGAGGCCGGATGTATCGGCGGAGCGATAGTTGGTTGTCAAAAGAGTGTGCAGGGAGCAACGGACTGAGGGGGGAAGTGCTGGACAGGTCCGGCTGTCCTCGCTTTTTTATTGATGGATGCTGGAGCAAACGCTTGTGGATGACTCGAGTTGGAAACGGAAGCTACCAAGAGTTTAAGCAGCACAGTGAGCAAATCAAATCTAGCAGCAGAATGAATCGAGACCAGACCTCTGGAGCAAGTCCGAGCTTCAGCCGGGGTGGACGGCACACTTCACCGTCGAAACAGACTAGACCTACCAGCAGGAGATCGAGCCGCCATGGAATGAGTCTCCTTCCGCTGCCGAATCCTGGACTCGAGATCGACAGTCCAGGGGAAAGCCTCGACATACCTGCAGCCGAAGCCAGCAGCTTTGTGCCCGCTGACAATGGCCTGCCGGAGGTCTGTTCGGAGCAGTCTGGGAGACTGGACCAAGCATCAGGGAGACTGTTAGCAAGAGGCGATGAGCTTGAATCCATGTGGAACGACGACGACACATTTTTCGTTGCCTGGGAGGCCACACCAAAGCCGCAAAGTGCGAAAGTTTTCTATAATATGCCGGCGTTTGCAATAGAACTGAACGAACTCACTGCAGGCTACCGATTTAACCCCCCAGTAATGAAGCGAGCAGGTTGGGCTGGGACAGCACCAACTGACTCTCGCTTCAGACCTGACTTG CGGAAGTacgaagaaggagactcTGCGGGGGCTCAAGAGGAGAAACTTCGTCTAGAGGAAAAGCAACGCGCTACTGCACGCTCAATGAAAGGGGGCGAATCAGCTTGGCGGCCGCTGTGGTTTGACAAGGGCATCAATGCCGTCACCGGCCACGTGGATTGGTTGTACAATGGGCGTTACTGGCCCGAGCGCACTCGGCCACTTCTGACAGCTGGAAATGCGATAAAGCCAACCGGCGGAGACTGCTCGAACACGGATTTGGAGCAGAGTCGATTTGCCATGTGTCCGGACATCTATTGA